A window from Pseudomonas frederiksbergensis encodes these proteins:
- a CDS encoding penicillin-binding protein activator has protein sequence MIACLRLFTALCLAALLAACASSPSSSLGELPRTPDASIEQLLAQAAESKDPEKASLLRLSAADLAYRQGNAGQSAQILQQVPVETLKPGPQVFASTLAAELAMVRNQPKAALTALSHPSLQRLSELPVEQQVRTGTVHARALEADGQTLAAARERIFIAPMLEGEAASKNHEAIWTLIASLPTDQLQPSATDDLGGWMGLAQAVKTAGTLEQQQAAIDNWRAQNPKHPAAIQLPLPLTKLKELASQPLSKIALLLPQDGPLASVGRALREGFMAAHYQAQQAGQKPPAIEFYDSTRLTSLDEFYRKAQADGVQLVIGPLEKPLVKQLSARPQLPITTLALNYSEGAQGPAQLFQFGLAAEDEAREVSRRARADGLHRAAIMVPKGEWGDRVLRAFSQDWQANGGSIVATERVDQPVQLAQQIADMFQLRQSEGRAKSLQSTVGGQIAAQPSRRQDIEFIFLAATPQQAQQIKPTLNFQYAGDVPVYATSHVFSASGDVNQYNDMNGIRFCETPWLLETNDPLRKQVTAQWPQAAGSLGRLYAMGVDAYSLAPRLGQLKALPDSRIEGQSGSLGMTQNQRVVRQLPWAQFVSGQVQRLPDTPR, from the coding sequence ATGATCGCTTGCCTGCGGCTGTTCACTGCCCTCTGCCTTGCTGCCTTGCTGGCGGCTTGCGCCAGCTCGCCCTCCTCCAGCCTTGGCGAACTTCCACGGACCCCGGATGCCAGTATCGAGCAACTGCTCGCACAGGCCGCTGAAAGCAAAGACCCGGAAAAAGCCTCCCTGTTGCGCCTGAGCGCGGCAGACCTGGCCTATCGCCAGGGGAATGCCGGCCAGTCCGCGCAAATCCTGCAACAAGTCCCCGTCGAAACACTCAAGCCTGGCCCACAGGTTTTCGCCAGTACCCTGGCGGCTGAACTGGCCATGGTTCGCAATCAGCCCAAAGCGGCGCTGACTGCCTTGAGTCATCCGAGCCTGCAACGCCTGAGCGAACTGCCGGTCGAGCAACAGGTTCGCACCGGTACCGTCCATGCCCGCGCCCTTGAAGCCGATGGCCAGACACTGGCCGCCGCACGGGAGCGCATCTTCATCGCGCCAATGCTTGAAGGTGAAGCCGCCAGCAAAAACCACGAAGCGATCTGGACATTGATCGCCTCGCTGCCGACCGATCAATTGCAGCCGAGCGCCACCGACGACCTCGGCGGCTGGATGGGCCTGGCGCAGGCGGTGAAAACTGCCGGCACCCTGGAACAACAGCAAGCCGCGATCGACAACTGGCGCGCCCAGAATCCAAAGCACCCGGCCGCCATTCAATTGCCGCTGCCACTGACCAAACTCAAGGAACTGGCCAGCCAGCCCCTGAGCAAAATCGCCCTGCTGCTGCCACAAGATGGCCCGCTGGCCTCGGTCGGCAGGGCACTGCGCGAAGGTTTCATGGCTGCTCACTACCAGGCCCAACAAGCCGGGCAGAAGCCGCCAGCCATCGAGTTCTATGACAGCACGCGTCTGACATCCCTCGATGAGTTCTATCGCAAGGCCCAGGCCGACGGCGTGCAACTGGTCATCGGCCCGCTGGAGAAACCGCTGGTCAAACAGCTCAGCGCTCGCCCGCAACTGCCGATCACCACCCTGGCGCTGAATTACAGCGAAGGCGCACAAGGTCCGGCCCAACTGTTCCAGTTTGGTCTTGCGGCAGAAGACGAAGCCCGCGAAGTGTCCCGCCGTGCTCGCGCCGATGGCCTGCATCGCGCAGCCATCATGGTGCCGAAAGGCGAATGGGGCGATCGCGTCTTGAGAGCATTCAGCCAGGATTGGCAGGCTAACGGTGGCAGCATCGTCGCCACCGAACGTGTCGATCAACCGGTTCAACTGGCCCAGCAGATTGCCGACATGTTCCAGCTGCGTCAGAGCGAAGGTCGTGCCAAGAGCCTGCAAAGCACCGTTGGCGGGCAGATAGCCGCCCAACCTTCGCGTCGCCAGGACATCGAGTTCATCTTCCTCGCTGCAACACCTCAGCAGGCCCAGCAGATCAAGCCGACCCTGAACTTCCAGTACGCCGGCGACGTGCCGGTCTATGCCACCTCCCACGTGTTCAGCGCCAGCGGCGATGTGAACCAGTACAACGACATGAACGGCATTCGCTTCTGCGAAACCCCATGGTTGCTGGAAACCAACGATCCGCTGCGCAAACAGGTCACCGCTCAATGGCCACAAGCTGCTGGCAGCCTGGGCCGCCTGTACGCGATGGGTGTCGATGCTTACAGCCTGGCACCACGCCTGGGCCAACTCAAGGCTCTGCCGGACAGCCGCATCGAAGGTCAGTCGGGCAGCCTGGGCATGACTCAGAACCAGCGAGTCGTGCGCCAGTTGCCGTGGGCACAGTTTGTCAGCGGTCAGGTTCAACGCCTCCCGGATACTCCGCGCTGA
- a CDS encoding YraN family protein gives MPDRSRQQSGKDGERHALEHLQQQGLRLLAQNWLCKRGELDLVMLDGDTVVFVEVRYRKNTQWGGALGSIDERKRQKLIIAAQHFLQRESRWANSPCRFDVVAIDSNLDQLNWLQNAFDS, from the coding sequence ATGCCCGACAGATCACGCCAGCAAAGCGGTAAAGATGGCGAGCGCCATGCGCTCGAGCATCTTCAACAACAAGGTCTGCGCCTGTTGGCGCAGAACTGGTTGTGCAAACGCGGCGAGCTTGATCTGGTCATGCTTGATGGCGATACAGTAGTATTCGTTGAAGTCCGCTACAGAAAAAACACTCAATGGGGTGGCGCGCTCGGCAGCATCGATGAGCGCAAACGGCAGAAACTGATAATTGCCGCGCAGCACTTTCTTCAGCGCGAGTCGCGTTGGGCCAATTCCCCTTGCCGTTTCGACGTGGTTGCCATCGACAGCAACCTCGATCAGTTGAACTGGTTGCAGAATGCCTTCGACAGCTGA
- a CDS encoding phosphoheptose isomerase codes for MDMQSRIRQLFQASIDTKQMAMDVLAPHIEQASQVMVNALLNEGKMLSCGNGGSAGDAQHFSSELLNRFERERPSLPAIALTTDSSTITSIANDYSYNEIFSKQIRALGQPGDVLLAISTSGNSANIIQAIQAAHDREMVVVALTGRDGGGMASLLLPEDVEIRVPANVTARIQEVHLLAIHCLCDLIDSQLFGSEE; via the coding sequence ATGGACATGCAATCCCGAATTCGCCAGCTTTTTCAGGCCAGTATCGATACCAAGCAAATGGCGATGGACGTACTTGCACCGCACATCGAGCAAGCCAGCCAGGTGATGGTCAACGCCCTGCTCAACGAAGGCAAAATGCTGTCCTGCGGCAACGGCGGCTCTGCCGGGGATGCCCAGCACTTTTCGTCCGAGCTGCTCAACCGCTTCGAGCGCGAGCGCCCGAGCTTGCCAGCGATTGCGCTGACCACCGACAGCTCGACGATTACCTCGATCGCCAACGACTACAGCTACAACGAAATCTTCTCCAAACAGATCCGCGCCCTCGGCCAGCCGGGAGATGTATTGCTGGCGATTTCCACCAGCGGCAACTCGGCAAACATTATTCAAGCGATCCAGGCCGCACATGATCGCGAAATGGTTGTCGTAGCATTGACCGGTCGTGATGGCGGCGGCATGGCGTCGCTGCTATTGCCCGAGGACGTCGAGATTCGCGTACCGGCCAACGTCACCGCACGTATTCAGGAAGTCCACCTGCTGGCGATCCATTGCCTTTGCGATTTGATCGACAGCCAATTGTTCGGGAGTGAAGAATGA
- a CDS encoding BON domain-containing protein: MTPNRLGLLALTLCLGISGCTSVVKASREAPIEDDRGTRTFGSKIDDSLIDTKVGVNIAKADPALDNDSHIVVTSFNGVVLLAGQTPRADLKAKAEQAAAAVQRVKTVHNELQVLPPSGFLARQNDTWLTSKIKTQMLTDPNIPGSRIKVVTENGIVYLLGLLTKQEAAQATNLVQGVSGVQKIVKLFEYID; encoded by the coding sequence ATGACCCCTAATCGCCTAGGCCTTCTGGCCTTGACCCTGTGCCTCGGCATCAGCGGCTGCACCTCGGTGGTTAAAGCCAGCCGCGAAGCACCGATTGAAGATGACCGCGGCACGCGCACCTTCGGCAGCAAGATCGACGACTCTCTGATCGACACCAAGGTCGGCGTGAACATTGCCAAGGCCGATCCCGCCCTGGATAACGACTCGCACATCGTCGTCACCAGCTTCAATGGCGTCGTGCTGCTTGCCGGACAAACCCCGCGTGCCGACCTCAAGGCCAAGGCTGAACAGGCCGCTGCGGCTGTTCAGCGCGTGAAGACAGTCCACAACGAACTGCAAGTCCTGCCACCTTCCGGCTTCCTGGCTCGCCAGAACGACACCTGGCTGACCTCCAAGATCAAGACCCAGATGCTTACCGATCCGAACATTCCGGGCTCGCGCATCAAGGTTGTCACCGAGAACGGCATCGTCTACCTGCTGGGTCTGTTGACCAAACAGGAAGCGGCCCAAGCCACCAATTTGGTACAGGGCGTTTCCGGCGTGCAGAAAATCGTGAAGCTGTTCGAATACATCGACTGA
- a CDS encoding ClpXP protease specificity-enhancing factor, which produces MNSSRPYLVRALYEWIVDNDCTPHMLVNSEYPSVQVPQGFASDGQIVLNVSPAAVRHLHMDNEAVSFEGRFGGVPHTLYVPIASILGIYARENGQGMVFDLESPMEDDEEIEPDDDIPPPDSEPPRPSGRPSLKVVK; this is translated from the coding sequence ATGAACTCCAGTCGACCTTATCTGGTCCGCGCGCTCTACGAGTGGATTGTGGACAACGATTGCACCCCGCACATGCTGGTCAACTCCGAGTATCCGTCGGTGCAGGTGCCTCAAGGTTTTGCCAGTGACGGACAGATTGTCCTGAACGTATCACCGGCAGCCGTGCGTCATTTGCACATGGACAACGAAGCGGTCAGCTTCGAAGGGCGTTTCGGTGGCGTGCCACACACCCTGTACGTGCCTATCGCATCGATCCTGGGCATTTACGCTCGGGAGAATGGTCAAGGCATGGTGTTCGATCTGGAATCGCCTATGGAAGACGACGAAGAGATCGAGCCGGATGACGATATTCCGCCACCCGACAGTGAGCCACCGCGTCCCAGCGGTCGACCCAGTTTGAAAGTGGTGAAGTAA
- a CDS encoding glutathione S-transferase N-terminal domain-containing protein, whose product MGVTNRLACYSDPADHYSHRVRIVLAEKGVSAEIIYVEAGRQPPKLIEVNPYGSLPTLVDRDLALWESTVVMEYLDERYPHPPLLPVYPVARANSRLLIHRIQRDWCGLVDLILDSRSKEAARVVARKELRESLTGVSPLFADKPFFLSEEQSLVDCCLLPILWRLPILGIELPRPAKPLLDYMERSFAREAFQASLSGVERDMR is encoded by the coding sequence ATGGGCGTGACCAATCGGTTGGCCTGTTACTCCGACCCCGCCGACCACTATTCCCACCGAGTGCGTATCGTACTTGCAGAGAAGGGTGTCAGCGCCGAGATCATTTACGTGGAAGCTGGTCGCCAGCCGCCTAAACTGATTGAAGTGAACCCTTACGGCAGCTTGCCCACCCTGGTCGATCGTGACCTGGCGTTGTGGGAGTCGACCGTGGTGATGGAATATCTGGATGAGCGTTACCCGCACCCGCCTTTATTGCCGGTTTATCCCGTGGCGCGTGCCAACAGCCGTCTGCTGATTCATCGTATTCAGCGTGACTGGTGTGGTCTGGTGGATCTGATCCTGGATTCCCGATCCAAGGAAGCAGCCCGTGTCGTTGCTCGTAAAGAGCTGCGCGAAAGCCTGACTGGCGTGTCGCCGCTGTTCGCCGACAAGCCGTTTTTCCTCAGTGAGGAACAAAGCCTGGTGGATTGCTGCCTATTGCCAATACTCTGGCGATTGCCGATTCTGGGTATTGAACTGCCGCGGCCTGCCAAGCCGCTGCTTGATTATATGGAGCGCTCGTTTGCGCGTGAGGCTTTCCAGGCGAGTCTGTCTGGTGTCGAACGCGATATGCGCTAA
- a CDS encoding cytochrome c1, whose translation MKKLFAVLILAAMPVLSFASTSSGPELEKVDIDVSDKAAMQDGARTFANYCMGCHSAKFQRYERVADDLGIPHDLMLSKLVFTGAKIGDHMSIGMQPADAKTWFGAAPPDLTLVARVRGTDWLYGYLKSFYEDPSRPWGVNNKVFPNVGMPNVLVGLQGRQVVGCKQVQVVEDGKKQYDPLTGTALTHEACDQLTVLPKTGTLNEEQFDEKVKNLVTFLAYSANPVKLQHQRIGTYVLLYLAFFFVFAYLLKREYWKDVH comes from the coding sequence ATGAAAAAGCTATTTGCTGTACTGATTCTTGCGGCGATGCCTGTACTGTCTTTCGCATCGACATCGAGTGGCCCGGAGCTGGAAAAGGTCGATATCGACGTTTCCGACAAGGCTGCCATGCAGGACGGCGCACGTACGTTCGCCAACTATTGCATGGGCTGTCACAGCGCCAAGTTCCAGCGCTACGAGCGTGTTGCCGATGACTTGGGCATTCCGCATGACCTGATGCTCTCGAAGCTGGTGTTCACCGGCGCCAAGATTGGCGACCACATGAGCATCGGCATGCAGCCGGCTGACGCCAAGACCTGGTTCGGTGCGGCACCGCCCGACCTGACCCTGGTCGCCCGTGTTCGTGGCACTGACTGGCTCTACGGTTACCTGAAATCTTTCTACGAAGACCCATCGCGTCCTTGGGGCGTGAACAACAAGGTATTCCCGAACGTCGGGATGCCTAACGTTCTGGTCGGCCTGCAGGGTCGCCAGGTGGTAGGCTGCAAGCAAGTTCAAGTCGTCGAAGACGGCAAGAAGCAATACGATCCGCTGACTGGCACGGCTTTGACTCATGAAGCTTGCGACCAACTGACCGTATTGCCGAAAACCGGCACGCTGAACGAAGAGCAGTTCGACGAGAAGGTCAAGAATCTGGTGACCTTCCTGGCCTACTCGGCCAACCCGGTGAAGCTGCAGCATCAGCGCATCGGTACCTATGTGTTGCTGTACCTGGCGTTCTTCTTCGTATTCGCATACTTGCTCAAGCGTGAATACTGGAAAGACGTCCATTGA